The following are encoded together in the Dehalococcoidales bacterium genome:
- a CDS encoding ABC transporter permease, translated as MKEWQFLFTDINTTLLVTILPLLIIGQLILCIWLAVNFAGESALNITIFQNALANLQRATPEVALLSGGERFQVLLLSQFSFYMLLIPVMISVSVATFSIVDEKLSGSLEALLATPVKTWELLLGKTLAGAIPSLIVTWICSGIFLLAVTAMGWGYLLDMVMTPVWFISLFLFTPAVTILSFLLGVIGSSRAKDAKGAQNLVVLVVLPVLALIALQISGIIWFTEFSALIMAFGIGVVDYFVLRIAVQLFQRESIVVRWR; from the coding sequence TTGAAAGAGTGGCAATTCTTATTTACAGATATTAACACTACCTTACTTGTTACTATTTTGCCTCTGCTAATTATCGGGCAATTGATTCTTTGTATCTGGCTGGCAGTGAATTTCGCCGGTGAATCAGCCCTTAATATCACAATCTTTCAAAATGCCCTGGCAAATCTCCAAAGAGCTACGCCAGAAGTAGCATTACTATCTGGAGGCGAACGGTTTCAGGTGCTTCTTCTCAGTCAATTCAGTTTCTATATGCTCCTAATTCCAGTAATGATTTCCGTCAGCGTGGCTACCTTCAGTATTGTTGATGAGAAACTTTCGGGAAGCCTCGAAGCTTTACTGGCAACTCCGGTTAAAACATGGGAGCTTCTTTTAGGTAAAACCCTGGCGGGGGCTATTCCCTCATTAATCGTTACCTGGATTTGCTCCGGTATCTTCTTGCTGGCGGTGACAGCGATGGGATGGGGCTATCTCCTTGATATGGTCATGACCCCTGTCTGGTTTATCAGCCTCTTTCTATTCACGCCTGCTGTTACCATTTTAAGTTTTCTGCTGGGTGTTATTGGCTCCTCCAGGGCAAAAGATGCCAAAGGCGCTCAAAATCTTGTAGTTCTCGTGGTTTTACCTGTATTGGCGCTGATTGCCCTTCAAATAAGTGGAATTATCTGGTTTACTGAATTCTCAGCACTTATTATGGCATTTGGTATAGGTGTGGTAGATTATTTTGTATTACGGATTGCTGTACAACTGTTTCAGCGTGAGTCCATTGTTGTTAGATGGCGTTAG
- a CDS encoding YbjQ family protein yields the protein MMVVTSPTIPGKNIVKTIGLVRGSTIRAKHLGKDIMAAFRGVVGGEIGEYTEMMAEAREQALQRMIKDAESKGANAVISLSFGTSMVMQSAAECIAYGTGVIIE from the coding sequence ATGATGGTAGTGACCTCGCCTACGATTCCGGGCAAAAACATTGTTAAGACAATTGGACTAGTAAGGGGTTCAACAATTCGCGCCAAACACTTGGGCAAGGATATCATGGCGGCCTTTAGAGGTGTAGTCGGTGGAGAAATTGGGGAATATACTGAAATGATGGCAGAAGCCAGGGAACAGGCGCTTCAGCGCATGATAAAGGATGCTGAAAGTAAAGGAGCCAATGCAGTAATTTCTCTCAGCTTCGGCACATCTATGGTGATGCAGAGTGCGGCTGAATGTATTGCTTATGGCACAGGTGTGATAATCGAATAA
- a CDS encoding AbrB/MazE/SpoVT family DNA-binding domain-containing protein — protein sequence METSEGKRFYGSVTVSKRGQLVIPVYARKDFNIRAGDKLLVFGDLERGLDLATFDIMQKTMEGTTGLFREVGSTNKPKRKPKG from the coding sequence ATGGAAACTTCAGAGGGTAAAAGGTTTTACGGCTCGGTAACAGTAAGCAAACGAGGTCAACTTGTCATACCTGTATACGCCCGGAAGGATTTCAATATCAGGGCTGGAGACAAGCTGCTTGTTTTCGGAGACCTGGAAAGAGGGCTTGATCTTGCCACTTTCGACATTATGCAAAAGACGATGGAAGGCACCACGGGCTTATTTCGTGAAGTTGGGTCAACAAATAAACCAAAGAGAAAACCTAAAGGGTAA
- a CDS encoding ABC transporter ATP-binding protein, with product MSTAISLENVRKTLGNREVLKGISFTVATGDIFGYLGPNGAGKTTTIRILLGLLQANSGSLAIMGSDINHSETRRKIGFALDPDGLYDNMTAEENLEFYARIYKLLDARQKIVGLLKAVGLSDRATDRVGAYSKGMRQRLALARAMVHNPEVLVLDEPTAGVDPSGQIEVRQIMLDLAHKENKTVFLSSHNLDEVQRICNRIALIDRGEIKLYGETESLQRGMGGNTVIIETAGEAPETLLDELKNLPQLGLKEKKGKSLIFSPQEGTGVSDIISWLSERKVKIEKATRQEATLEEMYTSILKEVEPV from the coding sequence ATGAGCACAGCGATAAGCCTGGAAAACGTTAGGAAGACCCTGGGGAACAGGGAAGTTTTAAAAGGAATAAGTTTCACCGTAGCAACAGGGGATATCTTTGGCTATCTCGGCCCCAACGGAGCTGGTAAGACTACAACCATTAGAATACTTCTGGGATTGCTTCAGGCTAATTCCGGCAGTTTGGCTATTATGGGTTCGGACATTAATCACAGTGAAACCAGGAGAAAAATCGGCTTCGCCCTCGATCCAGACGGTCTTTACGACAACATGACGGCTGAAGAAAATCTGGAGTTTTACGCACGAATTTATAAATTATTGGATGCCAGACAGAAAATAGTCGGACTCCTTAAAGCTGTAGGCCTAAGTGACAGGGCAACAGATAGGGTTGGCGCCTATTCCAAGGGTATGAGGCAGAGGCTAGCTTTGGCTAGAGCCATGGTCCATAATCCCGAGGTACTCGTCTTAGATGAACCTACAGCGGGAGTGGATCCATCGGGACAGATAGAAGTGAGACAAATTATGCTCGACCTGGCCCATAAGGAAAACAAGACTGTATTCCTGAGCTCCCACAACCTGGATGAGGTACAGAGAATTTGCAATCGTATTGCTTTGATTGACCGAGGGGAGATAAAGCTTTATGGTGAAACAGAAAGCCTACAGCGTGGGATGGGTGGTAATACTGTTATAATCGAGACAGCCGGTGAGGCTCCTGAGACATTGCTGGATGAACTAAAGAACCTACCTCAACTGGGGCTGAAGGAAAAGAAAGGAAAAAGCCTCATTTTCTCACCGCAAGAGGGTACAGGGGTCTCGGACATCATAAGCTGGCTAAGTGAGCGTAAGGTAAAAATCGAAAAAGCCACCCGGCAGGAAGCCACACTTGAAGAAATGTACACATCCATCTTAAAAGAGGTAGAGCCGGTATGA
- a CDS encoding ABC transporter permease subunit has translation MRDIALITTTSIGNNLRMKIVIAVAIAVVLICVASLVVAFCILAIAPAMKAEIPDRHMLETFLCVVVYGSSLIGIGVNMNVFAFQTMTKEKTRGNIACLLATPLKVSHIWIGKSLAVFLPGLVLGEVLGLISLLAVNYIYFVPSVGFLINPWIVISSFIGVPLIYLSLSLLVHIIGFSGKPATGNVIVQVFLPVFASLMINLAVHQVLDASSWSFTVTNLGLAGVIGVIAILLRPRLTRERIVLSQ, from the coding sequence ATGAGAGACATAGCACTTATAACTACCACCAGTATTGGAAACAACCTTCGAATGAAGATCGTAATCGCTGTGGCAATAGCGGTGGTGTTAATATGCGTTGCCAGTCTAGTGGTAGCCTTTTGTATTTTGGCGATAGCTCCGGCAATGAAGGCAGAAATACCCGATCGGCACATGTTGGAAACCTTTCTCTGTGTAGTCGTTTATGGCTCCTCGCTTATTGGTATCGGAGTAAATATGAACGTGTTTGCCTTCCAGACCATGACAAAGGAAAAGACCAGAGGAAACATAGCATGCCTGTTGGCGACACCACTTAAAGTGAGCCATATTTGGATAGGTAAAAGTCTGGCAGTTTTCCTACCTGGGTTAGTTTTAGGAGAAGTCCTTGGTTTAATTTCACTGCTAGCGGTCAATTATATTTACTTTGTTCCGAGTGTAGGTTTTCTGATCAATCCCTGGATAGTGATCAGCAGCTTTATAGGGGTACCGCTTATCTATCTTAGCTTGAGCCTGCTAGTGCACATAATTGGTTTCAGTGGTAAGCCAGCTACTGGAAATGTTATTGTTCAGGTATTTTTACCCGTCTTTGCTTCGTTAATGATCAACCTGGCAGTACACCAGGTCCTGGATGCCTCATCATGGTCATTCACAGTGACGAATCTTGGCCTGGCTGGGGTGATCGGCGTTATTGCTATTTTATTGAGGCCGCGTCTCACCAGAGAAAGGATTGTCCTCTCGCAATAG
- a CDS encoding DUF3795 domain-containing protein: MEERLIAPCGMNCGLCVSYLAMKTDLNKKGFARKYCPGCRPRGKNCTFMARQCDLVGKGLVRFCYECEKFPCTRLKDLDKRYRTKYHMSMIENLNFIKQHGITKFLEEEAVKWRCPGCGGMICCHNGLCLNCSLDKLRLNKKYRRGG; the protein is encoded by the coding sequence ATGGAAGAGAGACTTATTGCCCCTTGTGGGATGAATTGCGGGTTATGCGTCAGCTACCTGGCGATGAAAACCGACCTTAATAAAAAGGGGTTCGCCAGAAAATACTGTCCTGGCTGCCGGCCGCGTGGTAAAAACTGTACCTTCATGGCACGACAATGTGATCTGGTGGGAAAAGGGCTTGTACGTTTTTGTTATGAATGTGAGAAATTTCCTTGTACCAGGTTAAAAGATCTTGATAAACGTTATCGCACCAAATATCACATGAGCATGATAGAAAACCTCAACTTCATAAAACAGCACGGCATTACAAAATTTTTAGAAGAGGAAGCAGTAAAATGGCGCTGCCCTGGATGCGGCGGGATGATATGCTGCCATAACGGACTGTGTTTAAATTGCAGTCTCGATAAGCTACGTCTAAATAAAAAGTACCGGCGGGGAGGATAA
- a CDS encoding cation-translocating P-type ATPase C-terminal domain-containing protein, translated as MQAIDYYVMLPFIKIWGLASKGMVEAQCLTFLTLVMIQFFKAYNFRSDKKSIFEIGMFKNTWLNLAVLSQIVLMWIIIEVPLFNDLFNTYPLAVLEWVIVTLLAGTIFPVLEISKAVIRWQERKAAMQIEP; from the coding sequence ATGCAAGCAATAGATTATTATGTAATGTTACCATTTATAAAGATTTGGGGGCTGGCCAGCAAAGGCATGGTAGAGGCGCAATGCCTCACCTTCCTTACACTAGTCATGATCCAATTTTTCAAAGCCTACAACTTCCGTTCTGACAAGAAGTCTATATTTGAGATTGGTATGTTCAAAAATACATGGCTGAATCTCGCCGTACTTTCACAAATTGTGCTGATGTGGATCATTATTGAGGTGCCACTCTTTAATGATCTATTCAATACGTATCCCCTAGCTGTCCTTGAATGGGTGATAGTTACGCTCCTCGCCGGGACTATCTTCCCGGTCTTGGAGATAAGTAAAGCCGTTATAAGGTGGCAAGAAAGAAAAGCGGCAATGCAAATTGAGCCTTGA
- a CDS encoding TPM domain-containing protein, protein MKNKFLLALFITSFVLLGSITKPVFALNYDQLTVVDDAGIFGDRIGSVEQAVDELLALGADVRVRTITSYGDAGNLDRYEQQIEQNSPSWTDTDGVRKNNLIVVLIALEERETGIYFGSFWDDVLGDKWLSIQSEIMNAYFREGEYATGTVKGLEEIHRLIEQDGQVEPPSQQSSVFWWILLALGVIMAVGALLFLWQRNRSQVKSSRQKALLAKQGAAAGINELNDNLKMLEIKVNVIGVRASSDQVDNLSRELGRAKLLAAQSSERYSQLAHSAGNPENPKMGEVELKNIEAEYRKLLDKVDEARQIANNTDGQAESVLRIIDAFPEKAARTSRAIEDALTKIEQRKKDGYKTKYPAELLSGGSLILDQARNEASGKRFEQALKLVDQADEQIRKSIQATENLPQKKEQATIAIGSLQQRIEKIKEFIIQGRDKFESLAEQYNEDSWQSVQGNGTEAENRVIWALQALEQARQACDEQQQEWHLALELISNANVWLDDSQALISSLFKLEENLKIEQSAAPREIAAAKADIDLAWDYINKYDEDIRESLEEELKVAEEKNNLAGEELGSEKPDYFKVNKLAREANESADRILAQARNEHEAAVRLRAKAESTKRDASAKVSIVREYINDHRAVVKSSAIGYLNSAEVTLKQVESAGNAQDQLSLAKKAEADADKAYKIAKEDVNGSFQGPWPISGNTTTGTSIDIAPILWTALGSILSNSGNWGSQRPANPRPFGTSTGGSRPSGRFSTPRGGSTSWGSRSSSSSSFGGGRSRGGSSRW, encoded by the coding sequence ATGAAGAATAAATTTTTACTTGCGCTTTTCATCACGAGCTTTGTTTTACTTGGTAGTATTACTAAGCCTGTATTTGCGCTTAATTACGATCAACTTACTGTAGTAGATGATGCTGGGATTTTTGGAGATCGGATTGGAAGCGTTGAACAGGCGGTTGATGAGCTATTAGCTCTTGGGGCAGATGTTCGGGTCCGGACAATAACAAGTTACGGAGATGCCGGAAACCTGGATCGTTATGAACAGCAAATTGAACAGAACAGTCCTTCATGGACTGATACCGACGGTGTACGTAAAAACAACCTGATAGTGGTTTTGATTGCCCTTGAAGAACGAGAAACGGGTATATATTTTGGCTCATTTTGGGATGATGTACTTGGTGACAAGTGGTTGTCTATACAGAGTGAAATTATGAATGCCTATTTTCGCGAGGGGGAATATGCAACCGGTACTGTTAAGGGGTTGGAGGAGATCCATCGTTTGATCGAGCAGGACGGCCAGGTTGAACCACCCTCTCAACAATCTAGTGTGTTCTGGTGGATTTTGTTGGCTCTTGGGGTCATTATGGCTGTTGGCGCCTTGTTGTTTCTATGGCAGAGGAATCGGAGCCAGGTTAAATCTTCCAGACAAAAAGCCCTGCTTGCCAAACAGGGGGCTGCAGCTGGAATAAATGAGTTGAACGACAACTTGAAGATGCTTGAAATTAAAGTAAATGTAATTGGAGTAAGAGCATCCTCTGACCAGGTAGATAATCTAAGCCGTGAATTGGGTAGAGCAAAACTACTGGCAGCGCAAAGTTCTGAGCGTTACAGTCAGTTAGCCCATAGTGCCGGAAATCCGGAAAATCCCAAAATGGGAGAAGTTGAGCTCAAGAATATCGAAGCTGAATATAGAAAACTTTTAGATAAAGTGGATGAAGCCCGGCAGATTGCAAATAACACAGATGGGCAGGCTGAATCCGTCTTACGTATTATAGATGCTTTTCCAGAAAAGGCAGCACGTACCAGCAGGGCGATAGAAGACGCTCTGACTAAAATTGAACAGCGAAAAAAAGATGGATATAAGACAAAATACCCAGCTGAGCTTCTGTCCGGCGGGAGCCTGATACTCGACCAGGCCAGAAACGAGGCATCTGGCAAGCGGTTTGAACAAGCACTTAAGCTGGTTGATCAGGCTGATGAGCAGATACGAAAATCAATACAGGCTACCGAAAACTTGCCGCAGAAAAAGGAGCAGGCAACGATAGCTATTGGCTCACTGCAACAGCGTATAGAAAAAATTAAGGAATTTATAATTCAGGGCAGAGATAAATTTGAGAGTCTTGCCGAGCAATACAATGAAGACTCATGGCAGTCTGTCCAAGGCAACGGCACTGAAGCTGAGAATAGGGTGATCTGGGCGTTGCAAGCGCTTGAGCAAGCGCGCCAGGCTTGCGATGAGCAACAACAAGAATGGCATTTGGCATTGGAGCTTATCAGTAATGCTAATGTTTGGCTGGATGATTCCCAGGCTCTAATTTCTTCTCTTTTTAAATTAGAGGAGAACCTGAAAATCGAACAAAGCGCCGCCCCGCGGGAGATTGCAGCAGCTAAAGCCGATATCGATTTGGCATGGGATTATATAAACAAGTATGACGAAGATATTCGTGAGAGCCTGGAGGAAGAGCTCAAGGTAGCAGAAGAAAAAAACAACCTTGCCGGGGAAGAGCTGGGAAGTGAAAAACCGGATTATTTTAAAGTCAATAAACTGGCTCGTGAGGCAAACGAATCTGCCGATAGAATACTAGCTCAGGCACGTAACGAGCACGAGGCTGCCGTGCGTCTACGGGCAAAAGCAGAAAGTACCAAACGAGACGCGAGTGCCAAAGTATCGATAGTCAGGGAATACATAAACGACCACCGCGCTGTGGTAAAAAGTAGCGCCATAGGTTATTTGAACAGTGCAGAAGTAACACTAAAACAAGTGGAGAGTGCCGGCAACGCTCAGGATCAGCTTTCGCTGGCAAAAAAAGCAGAAGCAGATGCAGATAAGGCTTACAAAATAGCTAAAGAAGATGTGAACGGAAGCTTCCAAGGGCCATGGCCAATTTCCGGCAACACAACAACCGGCACCTCGATTGATATTGCTCCAATACTATGGACAGCGCTGGGCAGTATACTAAGCAATAGCGGAAACTGGGGATCTCAGCGTCCTGCAAATCCCCGTCCTTTTGGTACCAGCACTGGAGGCAGTCGGCCTTCCGGCCGGTTTTCAACTCCAAGAGGCGGCTCAACAAGCTGGGGTTCAAGAAGTAGCTCCTCCAGTAGCTTTGGCGGAGGCCGCAGTAGAGGGGGTTCTTCGCGCTGGTAG
- a CDS encoding PspA/IM30 family protein translates to MASLFEKARIAALSAAHSLLDKVVDLNSIGAVKQYVRDLENALEDLEDATAIASGHVRTLQREDEQINYQIKELNQNIDFILSDNKPDNDYLATPLEARLIGLEQRATTKVQEIDAGQKTARALSEAASTLRTRYQNMLQQVQRLEAMDMATKAKENAAKAIKEAGKIASTGGNVSIDAVADRIQRRADVADVRFERALGEMNDEVKKDVVIAQAQARLEQRKARLGSGGEQKAL, encoded by the coding sequence ATGGCAAGTTTGTTCGAAAAGGCACGTATCGCAGCCCTCAGCGCTGCCCATTCTTTGCTGGATAAGGTGGTTGACTTAAATTCGATCGGAGCTGTCAAACAATATGTGAGAGACTTGGAAAACGCCCTGGAAGATCTGGAAGATGCCACTGCAATCGCTTCCGGACATGTTCGCACATTGCAGAGAGAAGATGAGCAGATAAACTATCAGATCAAGGAACTCAACCAGAATATCGACTTTATTCTGAGCGACAATAAGCCGGACAATGACTATCTTGCGACACCTCTGGAAGCCAGGCTAATTGGTTTAGAGCAGCGAGCGACTACTAAAGTCCAGGAGATTGATGCTGGGCAAAAAACAGCCAGGGCTCTTTCGGAGGCGGCTTCAACTCTCAGGACCAGGTACCAGAATATGTTACAACAGGTTCAGCGATTAGAAGCAATGGATATGGCTACCAAGGCTAAAGAGAATGCCGCCAAAGCCATTAAGGAAGCGGGCAAGATTGCTTCGACTGGCGGCAACGTGTCTATTGATGCTGTTGCAGATCGTATTCAACGCCGGGCTGACGTTGCTGATGTCAGGTTCGAGAGAGCTTTGGGCGAAATGAACGATGAAGTCAAGAAAGATGTAGTTATTGCTCAAGCTCAAGCCAGGTTGGAACAGCGTAAAGCTCGACTTGGAAGTGGCGGTGAGCAAAAAGCTCTTTAA
- a CDS encoding DUF4126 domain-containing protein has product MDAEIIAAIALGIGLAASAGFRVFIPMLVASIAAHFGLFPAQESFMWLGSWPAMICFGTATVIEIAAYYIPFVDNLLDNITIPMSVGAGTLLLTSVLPIDDNMLKWLTGFIVGGGAAATIQSGTVLARLSSTSTTGGLANSVIATGENAAAIGASLLSLVIPLIMVSTLLLFVITILVVFRKRIFRKKRI; this is encoded by the coding sequence ATGGATGCTGAGATAATAGCTGCAATAGCCTTAGGGATTGGATTAGCTGCCAGTGCTGGGTTCAGGGTATTTATACCAATGCTGGTGGCTAGTATTGCTGCTCATTTTGGGCTTTTTCCGGCTCAGGAAAGCTTTATGTGGTTGGGAAGCTGGCCAGCTATGATCTGTTTTGGAACTGCAACAGTTATTGAAATAGCGGCCTACTATATACCGTTTGTAGATAATCTCCTGGATAATATTACCATACCGATGTCTGTAGGGGCAGGTACATTGTTGCTGACTTCGGTGCTTCCTATTGATGATAACATGCTGAAATGGCTGACTGGCTTTATTGTGGGTGGCGGTGCGGCTGCTACAATACAAAGTGGTACCGTCCTGGCGAGGCTTTCCTCTACTTCCACGACAGGTGGTTTGGCTAACTCGGTAATCGCAACGGGTGAAAATGCAGCTGCCATTGGCGCTTCGCTACTTTCTCTAGTTATTCCACTTATAATGGTTTCAACGCTTTTATTATTTGTCATTACAATACTGGTAGTATTCCGCAAACGTATCTTCAGGAAAAAAAGAATCTAA
- a CDS encoding DUF2780 domain-containing protein yields the protein MAYTYCNVAIKVRRHLVELIEQLTKQLGVSEAQAQGGAGLLFKQAKSKLSGEEFTKVSNAVPGIENLISAAPASGGGMLGSVSKMMGGGSSLAGLAGGFTKLGLGGGMIGKFIPIILSFVQSKGGEGVKGILEKVLK from the coding sequence ATGGCATATACTTATTGTAACGTTGCTATTAAGGTGAGGAGGCACTTAGTGGAACTAATAGAACAGTTAACTAAACAATTGGGAGTTAGCGAGGCGCAAGCACAAGGTGGGGCAGGATTACTCTTCAAACAGGCCAAAAGCAAACTCAGCGGTGAAGAGTTTACAAAAGTATCCAACGCTGTACCAGGAATTGAAAACTTGATTAGTGCTGCCCCGGCGAGCGGAGGGGGAATGTTGGGTAGTGTAAGCAAGATGATGGGTGGGGGTAGCAGCTTAGCCGGCCTGGCCGGCGGTTTTACAAAGCTCGGCTTAGGTGGTGGCATGATCGGCAAATTTATACCAATAATTCTTTCCTTTGTTCAGAGTAAAGGTGGCGAGGGAGTCAAGGGTATTTTGGAAAAAGTATTAAAATAG
- a CDS encoding aldo/keto reductase: MKEININTTVKLNNGVEMPIFGLGTWQITGKEAELTVRCALDAGYRHIDTAAAYHNEEEVGKAIRESGRKREDIFITTKLWKDDLGYKPALEACNKSLAKLGLSYVDLYLIHWPGGRRLETWKAMEELLKTGKCRSVGVSNFTIRHLKQLMEDSSVIPAINQVEFSPYLYQQDLFDFCKASGIQLESYSPLTRGNKLNDAHLVSIANKYGKSTAQILIRWVLQLGIVVIPKAAKQEHIRQNADVFDFALSQEDMITLSNFNENLRNCWDPSSID, from the coding sequence ATGAAGGAAATCAACATAAATACTACAGTCAAGCTTAATAATGGTGTCGAGATGCCTATTTTCGGCCTCGGAACCTGGCAAATCACTGGCAAAGAAGCTGAATTGACCGTCCGCTGTGCTCTAGATGCAGGTTACAGGCACATTGACACCGCTGCCGCATATCACAACGAAGAGGAAGTTGGAAAGGCCATACGTGAAAGTGGACGTAAACGAGAAGATATTTTCATAACCACAAAATTATGGAAAGACGACCTTGGCTATAAACCTGCACTCGAAGCCTGTAATAAAAGCCTTGCAAAATTGGGGCTGTCGTATGTTGATCTTTATCTTATCCACTGGCCTGGTGGCCGGCGATTAGAAACATGGAAAGCCATGGAAGAGTTGCTCAAAACCGGCAAGTGCCGCTCAGTTGGCGTCAGCAACTTTACCATCAGACACCTGAAACAACTTATGGAAGACTCTTCAGTTATCCCCGCTATTAACCAGGTAGAATTCAGCCCGTATCTGTATCAACAAGACCTTTTTGATTTTTGCAAGGCAAGCGGAATTCAACTGGAATCATATAGTCCTCTAACCAGGGGAAACAAGCTTAATGATGCACATTTGGTTTCAATCGCAAATAAATATGGTAAAAGCACAGCCCAGATATTAATTAGATGGGTGTTGCAATTGGGGATCGTCGTTATTCCAAAAGCGGCTAAACAGGAACACATAAGACAGAATGCTGATGTTTTTGATTTTGCCCTGTCCCAGGAGGACATGATAACTCTCAGTAACTTCAATGAAAATTTGCGAAACTGTTGGGACCCTTCTTCTATCGACTAA
- a CDS encoding multiheme c-type cytochrome, with protein sequence MNIKKVFTLSACLIILSASLALLSSNQVKAADESACVTCHTRHSFSINEARQPEACLPCHQGFDHPQYEMWSTSKHGIIYGIEHLFS encoded by the coding sequence ATGAATATAAAAAAAGTGTTCACATTATCTGCTTGCTTAATAATTCTGTCTGCCTCATTAGCCTTGCTTTCTTCCAATCAAGTAAAAGCAGCGGATGAAAGCGCCTGTGTAACCTGCCATACACGCCATAGCTTTTCAATAAATGAAGCTCGTCAACCTGAGGCTTGTTTGCCCTGCCATCAGGGATTCGATCATCCGCAATACGAAATGTGGTCTACTTCCAAACATGGAATCATTTATGGTATTGAACATCTGTTTTCTTGA
- a CDS encoding DUF3784 domain-containing protein, with translation MWIFVVIGLILIGIGLSVHVFKWYFLIAGYNTMPEEKRKKVNTEGLGRLLGIYCYVNGGMFILAGVLQTLGIKQVLVPTIIFFCIATIFILVKAQKFDGNIYNTDGKLLKGAWKQLVIPLGIVFVAVIFVCVLMFYSTQSTKVTILDEGIQIHGMYGEVYNWTSINTVKLIEEIPTIEKRTNGSAVGSNLKGYFKTKEFGIVKLFVNVNTAPFVYIETTNGISIFNLKDARQTQNVYSEIVERLS, from the coding sequence ATGTGGATTTTTGTAGTAATCGGTTTAATTCTTATTGGAATTGGGCTGTCGGTTCATGTATTCAAATGGTATTTTCTTATTGCTGGTTATAACACCATGCCAGAAGAAAAACGTAAAAAGGTCAACACCGAAGGGTTGGGTCGCCTACTGGGAATTTATTGCTATGTTAATGGTGGCATGTTCATTCTGGCGGGCGTGTTACAAACTTTGGGAATTAAACAAGTGCTGGTTCCAACTATAATATTTTTTTGCATTGCAACAATATTTATTTTAGTTAAAGCCCAGAAGTTCGATGGGAATATCTATAATACAGATGGAAAACTGTTAAAGGGAGCATGGAAGCAGCTGGTTATACCACTTGGTATTGTCTTTGTTGCAGTAATCTTTGTTTGCGTTCTTATGTTCTACTCTACCCAATCAACAAAGGTAACAATTCTTGACGAAGGGATACAAATTCATGGCATGTACGGTGAAGTATACAATTGGACTTCAATTAACACAGTAAAGTTAATTGAAGAAATTCCCACTATTGAAAAACGCACCAATGGTTCTGCTGTCGGCTCAAACCTGAAAGGTTATTTTAAAACAAAAGAATTTGGTATAGTAAAATTATTTGTTAATGTTAATACAGCCCCTTTTGTTTATATTGAAACCACCAATGGGATTTCAATCTTTAATTTGAAAGACGCCCGCCAAACGCAAAACGTGTACAGTGAGATTGTAGAACGATTATCCTAA